One Vigna unguiculata cultivar IT97K-499-35 chromosome 7, ASM411807v1, whole genome shotgun sequence genomic region harbors:
- the LOC114191518 gene encoding protein TRANSPORT INHIBITOR RESPONSE 1-like — translation MRPKLAYSFPEEVLEHVFSFIECDKDRGSISLVCKSWYEIERWCRRRVFVGNCYAVSPATVVNRFPKVRSITIKGKPHFADFNLVPEGWGAYVGPWIKAMAAAYPWLQEIRLKRMVVTDECLELIAKSFKNFGVLVLTSCEGFTTDGLAAIAAHCRNLRELELRESEVEDICGHWLSHFPDSYTSLVSLNISCLGNEVNLSALERLVSRCPNLQTLRLNRAVPLDKLANLLRGAPQLVELGTGAYTSEMRPEVFSNLAEAFAGCKQLKSLSGFWDVLPSYLPAVYPICSNMTSLNMSYATIQSPDLIKLVSQCENLQRLWVLDYIEDAGLEVIAASCKDLRELRVFPSDPFGLEPNVALTEQGLVSVSEGCSKLQSVLYFCRQMSNVALLTIARNRPNMTRFRLCIIEPQVPDYLTQDPLDAGFGAIVEHCKDLRRLSLSGLLTDRVFEYIGTYGKKLEMLSVAFAGDSDLGLHHVLSGCDNLRKLEIRDCPFGDKALLANAAKLETMRSLWMSACLVSYGACKLLGQKLPMLNVEVIDERGPPDSRPDSSPVEKLYIYRTVSGPRSDMPGYVWRMEDDSALRIS, via the exons ATGCGGCCCAAACTAGCCTACTCCTTCCCCGAGGAGGTGCTGGAGCACGTGTTCTCCTTTATCGAGTGTGACAAGGACCGTGGCTCGATCTCCCTCGTCTGCAAGTCCTGGTATGAGATCGAGCGCTGGTGCCGCCGGAGAGTCTTTGTCGGAAACTGCTATGCGGTCTCTCCAGCCACCGTCGTCAACCGCTTCCCCAAAGTGAGATCCATCACTATCAAGGGCAAACCGCACTTTGCTGacttcaatttggtccctgagGGTTGGGGCGCTTACGTCGGCCCTTGGATCAAGGCCATGGCGGCTGCCTACCCCTGGCTCCAGGAGATCAGGCTCAAGAGGATGGTCGTCACGGACGAATGCTTGGAGCTTATCGCCAAATCGTTCAAGAATTTCGGTGTGCTGGTGCTCACTTCTTGCGAGGGTTTCACCACTGATGGACTTGCTGCCATTGCCGCCCATTGCAG GAATTTGAGGGAGTTGGAGTTACGGGAGAGTGAAGTGGAGGACATTTGTGGGCACTGGCTTAGCCATTTTCCCGATTCATACACATCCTTGGTTTCCCTTAACATTTCTTGCTTAGGCAATGAGGTGAATCTGTCTGCCCTAGAGCGTCTGGTTAGTAGGTGTCCCAATCTGCAGACTCTCCGCCTCAACCGTGCTGTGCCCCTAGATAAGCTGGCCAACCTTCTTCGCGGAGCTCCTCAGTTAGTTGAGTTAGGCACAGGAGCCTACACCAGTGAGATGCGACCGGAGGTCTTTTCAAACCTGGCTGAAGCATTTGCTGGGTGCAAGCAATTGAAAAGCTTGTCTGGATTTTGGGATGTGCTCCCCTCCTACCTTCCAGCTGTTTATCCCATCTGCTCCAACATGACATCACTAAACATGAGTTATGCAACTATTCAAAGCCCTGACCTTATCAAGCTTGTTAGTCAGTGCGAGAATTTACAACGGTTATGG GTGCTGGATTACATTGAAGATGCTGGCCTTGAAGTGATTGCTGCGTCGTGTAAGGATCTGAGGGAGTTGAGGGTGTTTCCGTCTGATCCATTTGGGTTAGAACCAAATGTGGCATTGACCGAGCAGGGCCTTGTTTCTGTGTCTGAAGGCTGCTCCAAGCTCCAGTCCGTTCTATATTTTTGTCGTCAAATGTCTAATGTAGCCTTGCTTACAATTGCCAGGAACAGGCCTAACATGACTCGTTTTAGACTGTGTATTATTGAGCCACAAGTTCCAGACTATCTTACCCAAGATCCTCTGGATGCTGGTTTTGGAGCTATTGTAGAGCATTGCAAGGATCTTCGTCGCCTTTCCCTTTCTGGGCTTCTCACTGACCGCGTGTTTGAGTATATTGGGACTTACGGTAAGAAGCTTGAGATGCTTTCTGTGGCTTTTGCCGGAGATAGCGATTTGGGACTCCATCATGTGCTGTCTGGGTGTGACAACCTTAGGAAGCTGGAGATCAGGGACTGCCCCTTTGGTGACAAAGCCCTCTTGGCCAATGCTGCAAAGCTGGAGACAATGCGATCCCTTTGGATGTCCGCTTGCTTGGTGAGTTATGGAGCATGTAAACTTCTGGGTCAGAAATTGCCGATGCTTAATGTTGAGGTGATTGATGAAAGAGGACCTCCAGATTCAAGGCCGGATAGTAGTCCTGTTGAGAAGCTATACATATACAGGACTGTTTCTGGGCCAAGATCGGACATGCCAGGCTATGTGTGGAGAATGGAAGATGATTCTGCGTTAAGAATTTCTTGA